The following is a genomic window from Pseudomonadota bacterium.
AGTTGCCCCTCGTACGGGGTGAGCCCCCAGCCTTCGCCCTCGTAGGGCAGCGTGGTCGGTTCCGCGGGCTCGAAGCTGCCGTCGCCCTGCAGGTCGAACACGTAGGCCACCTGCGCGCGCCAGGTGAGGTTGTAGGCGCGGTCACCCAGGATGGCGAGGCCCTCGCCGAAGCGTGATTCGTCGAGGGTGGTCAGGCGCGATTCGTCGCTGCCATCGAGGGCCAGGGCGTACACGCCCGAGTGACCGAACATCCCCGCGCTCTCATACAGGCGGTCTTCGTGCACCACCAAGCCCTGCGTGTAGCGAGGCGCCTTGCTGAGCTCGCGCACGGCGCCCTGCGGTGACAGTGCTATCGACCCGAGCTGCGCGGAGCATTGGGCGGGCGTGTCGGCCGCTCGCGCGCTCTCGGGCGCCCAGAGCGCCAGCACCGTCAACACGACGACTGACACGGGGGGGGCGGGGGTATGTATCTTCATGGCGGCATGGTCGGTGACCCGCTGGTCGATTGCAATTTCCGCGCCGACGGATCTTTGATGGGTGGGCGACGTACCTGTCGCTTAGAACAGTTAATCGACGTGCGTATTGCAGGCCATTCCGCCTCGAGTTGCGCGCTCGCAGTGCGATGCACGATTGAAATCTCCTGGGATACCGTGCTAGCTACGGACTAACACCACCGATCGCCATGGAAGGAGTCACCCATGCGCCCGCTGTTTTGGAATCTTGGCGCTACCGTCGCATTGCTCGGCGTCTTCGTCGGCGCCTCGGCGCATGCGGCGCCCCTGTTCGCGGACTGGGAAAACGGCACGCTCGGGACCATCACCTTCGTCGTTACGGAGACGGAGACCGAGGGTTTCATCCAACC
Proteins encoded in this region:
- a CDS encoding glutaminyl-peptide cyclotransferase, coding for MKIHTPAPPVSVVVLTVLALWAPESARAADTPAQCSAQLGSIALSPQGAVRELSKAPRYTQGLVVHEDRLYESAGMFGHSGVYALALDGSDESRLTTLDESRFGEGLAILGDRAYNLTWRAQVAYVFDLQGDGSFEPAEPTTLPYEGEGWGLTPYEGQLLLSDGTATVRVVDPEDFSVTRQIDVRAGNRPVAGLNELETVGDQVLANIYGPPLIVAIDPRTGCVTLAIDASALAKDVRPLLSTGPGAVCGSFGCTANDYVLNGIAYDAER